A genomic region of Miscanthus floridulus cultivar M001 chromosome 3, ASM1932011v1, whole genome shotgun sequence contains the following coding sequences:
- the LOC136543743 gene encoding MAR-binding filament-like protein 1, giving the protein MEPLAAENKKLKEARNLSEKNIQRAQCERDLAKSNAWDLEYQKGVLIEKLATVSKLVRSQSEQLAAISDQLKCTSEQLERKSEQLNSVSKQKAEQDAELGQMHQTIDQLCQEKAKEAERANKLAEELKGEFLLEAKVQKENFDTVVAAIKPVLDCIDLKMATQHDGRQQHPNTVIQRCKSIEGGFTEGLSDAETQQLEDEVEDATKMLASNIDLFRETDGSGEAQ; this is encoded by the exons atggagccccttgcagcggagaacaaaaaactcaaagaggccagaAACCTCTCGGAGAAGAATATCCAGCGAGCCCAATGTGAACGAGACCTTGCGAAGTCCAACGCGTGGGAcctggaataccaaaagggggtcctTATTGAAAAGCTGGCGACTGTGTCCAAGCTAGTGAGGAGCCAGTCCGAGCAGTTGGCCGCTATCTCCGACCAACTAAAATGTACTTCCGAGCAGCTGGAGAGGAAAAGCGAACAGCTCAACAGTGTATCCAAACAGAAAGCAG agcaagatgctgaGCTCGGCCAGATGCACCAGACCATCGATCAACTTTGCCAGGAAAAAGCAAAGGAAGCAGAGCGGGCGAacaaacttgctgaggagctgaaaggtgaattccttCTG gaggccaaggtccagAAGGAGAACTTCGATACTGTAGTCGCTGcaattaagccggtgcttgactgcatTGACCTGAAAATGGCCACTCAGCACGACGGCCGGCAGCAACACCCTAACACCGTCATTCAGAGGTGCAAG TCCATAGAGGGTGGGTTCACAGAAGGACTGAGCGACGCGGAGACCCAACAGctggaggatgaagtggaggatgcAACAAAAATGCTAGCCAGCAATATAGACCTGTTCAGAGAGACTGACGGCAGTGGTGAAGCACAATGA